Proteins encoded by one window of Arabidopsis thaliana chromosome 2, partial sequence:
- a CDS encoding uncharacterized protein (unknown protein; Has 1 Blast hits to 1 proteins in 1 species: Archae - 0; Bacteria - 0; Metazoa - 0; Fungi - 0; Plants - 1; Viruses - 0; Other Eukaryotes - 0 (source: NCBI BLink).): MSTKVNGVGEEYGRGSGGGEYGGGGSVYRSGDAKYAGDGGVTDMVVVGVVREKTMVETNNNACDNR, translated from the coding sequence GTTGGTGAAGAATACGGAAGAGGCAGTGGTGGTGGTGAATACGGAGGAGGTGGAAGTGTTTACAGATCTGGTGATGCTAAATACGCAGGAGACGGTGGTGTTACggatatggtggtggtgggtgTCGTGAGAGAAAAAACGATGGTGGAAACGAATAATAATGCGTGTGATAACAGATAG